The following are from one region of the Nicotiana tabacum cultivar K326 chromosome 3, ASM71507v2, whole genome shotgun sequence genome:
- the LOC107816028 gene encoding G-type lectin S-receptor-like serine/threonine-protein kinase At1g11410, producing MCQKKELLIVLSFLVPFCSSIDTISFNHSLKDGDVLISSGKSFALGFFSPTGNFHGKRYVGVWYNNVPEQTVVWVANRDNPINGTSGILTIDSTGNLVILDMKTKVSAWKTNISSAKNGADLFSAKLWDSGNFMLFQDPKMDIIAWQSFDYPTNTLLPSMKYGIDKKTGLNRFLTSWKSLNDPGTGEYRYIMEFNGTPQVFLYKNYSKIWRTGSWTGHGWSGVPEMSPRFIFSLSYVDNDSEVSMTYQIKDTSIISRMVLNESGILNRVTWQESERKWVQFWFAPKDSCDNYEHCGAFSNCNLFNLGEFECSCLPGYEPRLSRQWYLRDGSHGCLRKKDEKVCNSGEGFVKLNHVKIPDIDTALMNKSMGLKECEDLCLKNCSCTAYASANISEGGSGCITWYGELRDIKQFTDGGQDFYSRVSASDLAQFSKNPNNNHRKRATAIIVGSAAAIIVGLLLAYFLVISKRRKDKKSHSNTLNKSLASCESMDESEQTEISIFDLSTISNATDNFSVANKLGEGGFGSVYKGHLKDGQVIAVKRLSVTSGQGAKEFRNEVTLIARLQHRNLVRLLGCCSQQGEKMLVYEYLPNKSLDSFIFDKTKGSLLDWGKRFEIIHGIARGMLYLHQDSRLRIIHRDLKASNVLLDASMQPKISDFGMARIFGGDQMEANTNRVVGTYGYMSPEYAMVGQFSAKSDVFSFGVLCLEIITGRKNNSQYDQEKSQHLAGYVWDSWKNDKALDVADPLLGDSYEACEVLRCIHIGLLCVQSFVDDRPTMSEVVFMLCNETKLPFPKEPSFIFRSQNYGSVTLSSSASIGTSVNDMSISTIHGR from the exons ATGTGTCAGAAGAAAGAGTTGTTAATAGTTCTTTCATTTCTTGTCCCATTTTGCAGTTCAATAGACACCATCTCCTTTAACCATTCTCTCAAAGATGGAGATGTGTTAATCTCTTCTGGGAAATCCTTTGCTTTGGGTTTCTTTAGCCCTACTGGGAATTTCCATGGAAAACGTTATGTTGGAGTTTGGTATAACAATGTTCCTGAACAAACTGTTGTTTGGGTTGCCAATAGAGACAACCCCATCAATGGTACATCTGGGATTCTTACCATTGACTCTACCGGAAATCTTGTTATACTCGACATGAAAACGAAAGTTTCAGCCTGGAAAACAAATATTTCTTCAGCTAAGAATGGAGCAGACTTGTTCAGTGCTAAGCTGTGGGATTCAGGGAATTTCATGTTGTTTCAGGACCCGAAAATGGATATTATTGCATGGCAAAGCTTTGATTATCCTACCAATACTCTACTTCCTTCAATGAAATACGGGATAGACAAAAAAACAGGTTTAAACCGGTTTCTAACATCATGGAAATCATTGAACGATCCAGGCACCGGAGAGTATCGTTACATAATGGAATTCAATGGGACACCTCAAGTATTTTTGTATAAGAACTATAGCAAGATATGGCGGACAGGATCCTGGACTGGTCATGGTTGGAGTGGTGTACCGGAAATGAGCCCAAGATTCATCTTCAGTCTTAGCTATGTGGACAACGATAGCGAGGTTTCCATGACATATCAAATAAAAGACACTTCAATAATCTCAAGAATGGTCCTGAATGAATCTGGGATCTTGAACCGGGTAACTTGGCAAGAGAGTGAGCGGAAATGGGTGCAATTTTGGTTTGCACCTAAGGACTCATGTGACAATTATGAACATTGTGGAGCATTTAGCAATTGCAATTTGTTCAATTTGGGTGAATTTGAATGTAGTTGTCTTCCGGGGTATGAGCCGAGGCTAAGCCGACAATGGTACTTGAGAGATGGCTCCCATGGATGCttgaggaagaaagatgagaaggTGTGCAATAGTGGGGAGGGGTTTGTCAAATTGAATCATGTGAAAATCCCGGATATAGATACAGCTTTGATGAACAAAAGCATGGGGTTGAAGGAATGTGAAGATTTGTGTCTGAAAAATTGTTCCTGCACAGCATATGCAAGTGCTAATATTAGTGAAGGGGGAAGTGGGTGTATCACTTGGTATGGTGAGTTGAGAGACATAAAGCAATTTACAGATGGGGGCCAAGATTTCTATAGCAGAGTCTCTGCATCTGATTTAG CACAATTCTCCAAGaacccaaataacaatcacaggAAAAGAGCGACAGCAATTATAGTAGGGTCTGCTGCAGCAATAATTGTTGGACTCTTGTTGGCATATTTTTTGGTGATTAGTAAAAGGAGAAAAG ATAAGAAGAGTCATTCGAATACATTGAACAAAAGTTTAGCATCGTGTGAATCCATGGATGAAAGTGAACAAACAGAAATCTCAATCTTTGACCTAAGCACAATAAGTAATGCAACTGATAACTTCTCTGTTGCTAACAAACTTGGTGAAGGAGGGTTTGGTAGCGTATACAAG GGTCACCTGAAAGATGGACAGGTAATAGCTGTCAAAAGACTTTCAGTAACTTCAGGGCAAGGAGCAAAGGAGTTCAGAAATGAAGTCACACTAATTGCAAGACTCCAGCATAGAAATCTTGTGAGGCTTTTAGGATGTTGTAGTCAACAAGGAGAGAAGATGTTGGTTTATGAATACTTGCCAAACAAATCCTTggatagttttatttttg ATAAAACAAAAGGGTCTTTGTTGGATTGGGGGAAACGGTTTGAAATCATCCATGGGATTGCAAGAGGAATGTTATATCTTCACCAAGATTCTAGATTGAGAATTATACACAGGGATCTAAAAGCAAGCAATGTTTTACTAGATGCCTCCATGCAACCAAAAATATCAGACTTTGGAATGGCCAGAATTTTTGGAGGTGACCAAATGGAAGCAAACACGAATCGAGTTGTTGGAACGTA TGGCTATATGTCACCTGAATATGCAATGGTAGGGCAATTTTCAGCGAAATCTGATGTCTTCAGTTTCGGGGTTCTGTGTTTGGAGATTATTACTGGCAGAAAGAACAACTCTCAGTATGATCAGGAGAAATCTCAACATTTAGCTGGATAT GTGTGGGATTCTTGGAAGAATGATAAAGCTTTAGATGTTGCTGATCCATTGTTAGGGGACTCATATGAAGCTTGTGAAGTTTTGAGATGCATCCACATCGGCCTTTTGTGCGTACAATCATTTGTAGATGACAGACCAACCATGTCGGAAGTGGTCTTCATGTTGTGCAATGAAACCAAACTTCCTTTCCCTAAAGAACCTAGCTTTATATTCAGATCACAGAATTATGGTTCAGTTACACTGTCTTCATCAGCAAGTATAGGAACATCTGTTAACGACATGTCTATTTCTACAATTCATGGTCGCTAG
- the LOC107816030 gene encoding receptor-like serine/threonine-protein kinase SD1-8 isoform X2: MNASFHQLSILQPYRTFLRDGETLVSSNQRFEMGFFGSTTPFRHTRYLGLWYKGIESGIVWVGNRLNPLGHGARLVFDVQGFIFLQDDTGKKVPIYTPKQIVLLPVLQLLDAEMKLGWDPKTGLNRAMNSWRTSDDPAPGEYFFRLESGESGQSLQLVLEKKQQRASRWGPWDGQIFSGGDALVDELVLRPVFNSKTGAFYVTFEAKNDSRLKLSLNPEGKIQFLKWTNATGWIQVKVLNKDICDNYRTCGPYGVCFVENPSCRCPDGFTATSPDDWDKMDYTNGCRRMTPLNYTDKDMFVKNTGLKLPDNATYWGMLSPEECGEKCLNERSCMAYTIININGNVSKCFVWLGDLLDMRHSEKAGNDIYIRMTHGKLEAAVAPGKRKRKRKTKMKTKWIICVSLTSMLALLIFSLHNQVRRHATKTDVLDEPEINQPGNSVEALLQGADVIAYDYSALSAATNNFSLSNKIGHGGFGNVYKGVLDTGEEIAVKKQEVTSRQERGDKEFENEVKLIAKLQHRNLTKLLGYCIHGNEKFLVYEFMANNSLDKVIFDSARRGKVTWSMRFNIIKGIAKGLVYLHHDSRLTIIHRDLKASNVLLDREMTPKISDFGLSRAFEDDVEEKTQYVVGTRGYMPPEYLEDGHYSTKSDVFSFGILALEIVSGQKNWGYQHPVHDIGLVGYAWKIWNEGKAVELLDPMIEQSGDGNEVLQCILVGLLCCQRRVQDRPSMVQVVSILEQNETSRLNCVPVEPYIPREWSNSSRSRNSVNGVTITELTGRS, translated from the exons ATGAATGCGAGTTTTCATCAACTAAGCATTCTACAACCTTATAGGACAT TCCTCAGGGATGGCGAGACTTTAGTTTCGTCCAACCAAAGATTTGAAATGGGATTTTTTGGTTCTACTACACCATTTCGGCACACAAGGTACCTGGGATTGTGGTACAAGGGTATAGAGTCTGGTATAGTATGGGTTGGCAATAGATTGAATCCACTTGGACATGGTGCAAGGCTTGTATTCGATGTACAAGGATTCATTTTTCTCCAAGATGATACAGGAAAGAAGGTACCGATTTATACGCCAAAACAGATTGTTCTCTTGCCAGTTTTGCAGCTCCTTGATGCAG AAATGAAGCTTGGTTGGGACCCGAAAACTGGACTTAACCGAGCCATGAATTCCTGGAGGACAAGTGATGATCCAGCTCCTGGTGAGTATTTCTTCAGGTTAGAGTCAGGTGAGTCAGGTCAGTCACTCCAACTAGTTCTTGAGAAAAAACAGCAAAGAGCTTCAAGGTGGGGTCCTTGGGATGGACAAATATTCAGTGGCGGTGATGCCCTCGTGGACGAGCTGGTACTCAGACCAGTATTTAACTCCAAAACTGGTGCATTTTATGTTACATTTGAAGCCAAGAACGACAGCAGATTGAAACTGTCACTGAATCCAGAGGGTAAGATACAGTTCCTGAAATGGACAAATGCCACTGGCTGGATTCAAGTGAAGGTCCTGAATAAGGACATATGTGACAATTATAGGACTTGTGGGCCTTATGGAGTTTGTTTCGTTGAGAATCCATCCTGCCGGTGTCCTGATGGTTTCACGGCTACATCACCAGATGACTGGGACAAGATGGATTATACCAACGGATGTAGGAGAATGACTCCTCTTAATTATACTGACAAAGATATGTTTGTGAAGAATACTGGACTGAAGTTGCCTGATAATGCAACTTACTGGGGAATGTTGTCCCCAGAGGAGTGTGGAGAGAAATGCTTGAATGAAAGATCGTGCATGGCTTatactatcatcaatatcaacgGAAATGTCAGCAAATGTTTCGTTTGGTTGGGAGATTTACTTGATATGAGACATTCGGAAAAAGCTGGGAATGATATTTATATACGGATGACACACGGAAAACTAG AAGCAGCTGTTGCCCCtgggaaaaggaaaaggaaaaggaaaacgaAAATGAAAACGAAATGGATAATATGTGTTTCTTTAACCTCAATGCTGGCACTTCTTATCTTCTCTCTACATAATCAGGTCCGGCGTCATGCAACAAAGACAGATGTGCTAG ATGAACCAGAGATTAATCAGCCTGGAAACTCTGTAGAAGCTTTGCTGCAGGGCGCAGATGTCATTGCATATGATTACAGTGCTCTATCTGCAGCCACTAACAATTTCTCGCTGTCTAATAAGATAGGTCATGGTGGCTTTGGCAATGTTTATAAG GGTGTATTAGATACTGGAGAAGAAATAGCAGTGAAGAAGCAGGAAGTGACTTCACGTCAAGAACGAGGAGATAAGGAGTTTGAGAATGAAGTCAAATTAATAGCAAAGCTTCAGCATCGTAACCTAACCAAGTTATTGGGATACTGCATTCATGGAAACGAAAAGTTCCTGGTCTATGAGTTCATGGCCAATAATAGCCTCGACAAGGTCATATTTG ATTCTGCAAGAAGGGGTAAGGTAACATGGTCAATGCGCTTCAACATTATCAAAGGAATTGCAAAAGGATTAGTTTACTTGCATCATGATTCAAGGTTGACAATAATCCACCGAGACTTAAAAGCTAGCAATGTCTTGCTAGACAGAGAGATGACACCCAAAATATCTGACTTTGGGTTGTCAAGGGCTTTTGAAGATGATGTTGAAGAAAAGACTCAGTATGTAGTTGGAACACG TGGTTATATGCCACCTGAATACTTAGAAGATGGACATTATTCAACAAAATCAGATGTGTTTAGCTTTGGAATTTTGGCATTGGAGATTGTCAGTGGCCAAAAGAATTGGGGTTATCAGCACCCAGTCCATGATATTGGTCTAGTAGGCTAT GCTTGGAAAATTTGGAATGAAGGGAAGGCCGTAGAACTACTGGATCCAATGATAGAACAATCAGGCGATGGGAATGAAGTTTTACAATGCATCCTTGTTGGGCTTTTGTGTTGTCAGCGACGTGTCCAAGACAGACCTTCAATGGTTCAGGTGGTTTCCATACTAGAACAGAATGAAACGTCAAGGTTAAATTGTGTGCCCGTGGAACCTTACATCCCTAGAGAGTGGAGTAACAGTTCCAGGAGCCGCAACAGTGTGAATGGGGTAACTATTACTGAACTCACCGGAAGATCATGA
- the LOC107816030 gene encoding receptor-like serine/threonine-protein kinase SD1-8 isoform X1 has protein sequence MAAILSWLFTICLLHISITLYANCVAASDTLIPYQVLRDGETLVSSNQRFEMGFFGSTTPFRHTRYLGLWYKGIESGIVWVGNRLNPLGHGARLVFDVQGFIFLQDDTGKKVPIYTPKQIVLLPVLQLLDAEMKLGWDPKTGLNRAMNSWRTSDDPAPGEYFFRLESGESGQSLQLVLEKKQQRASRWGPWDGQIFSGGDALVDELVLRPVFNSKTGAFYVTFEAKNDSRLKLSLNPEGKIQFLKWTNATGWIQVKVLNKDICDNYRTCGPYGVCFVENPSCRCPDGFTATSPDDWDKMDYTNGCRRMTPLNYTDKDMFVKNTGLKLPDNATYWGMLSPEECGEKCLNERSCMAYTIININGNVSKCFVWLGDLLDMRHSEKAGNDIYIRMTHGKLEAAVAPGKRKRKRKTKMKTKWIICVSLTSMLALLIFSLHNQVRRHATKTDVLDEPEINQPGNSVEALLQGADVIAYDYSALSAATNNFSLSNKIGHGGFGNVYKGVLDTGEEIAVKKQEVTSRQERGDKEFENEVKLIAKLQHRNLTKLLGYCIHGNEKFLVYEFMANNSLDKVIFDSARRGKVTWSMRFNIIKGIAKGLVYLHHDSRLTIIHRDLKASNVLLDREMTPKISDFGLSRAFEDDVEEKTQYVVGTRGYMPPEYLEDGHYSTKSDVFSFGILALEIVSGQKNWGYQHPVHDIGLVGYAWKIWNEGKAVELLDPMIEQSGDGNEVLQCILVGLLCCQRRVQDRPSMVQVVSILEQNETSRLNCVPVEPYIPREWSNSSRSRNSVNGVTITELTGRS, from the exons ATGGCTGCCATACTTTCTTGGCTATTCACTATCTGTCTTCTGCATATCTCCATAACCTTATATGCAAATTGTGTTGCTGCAAGTGATACTTTGATTCCATATCAAGTCCTCAGGGATGGCGAGACTTTAGTTTCGTCCAACCAAAGATTTGAAATGGGATTTTTTGGTTCTACTACACCATTTCGGCACACAAGGTACCTGGGATTGTGGTACAAGGGTATAGAGTCTGGTATAGTATGGGTTGGCAATAGATTGAATCCACTTGGACATGGTGCAAGGCTTGTATTCGATGTACAAGGATTCATTTTTCTCCAAGATGATACAGGAAAGAAGGTACCGATTTATACGCCAAAACAGATTGTTCTCTTGCCAGTTTTGCAGCTCCTTGATGCAG AAATGAAGCTTGGTTGGGACCCGAAAACTGGACTTAACCGAGCCATGAATTCCTGGAGGACAAGTGATGATCCAGCTCCTGGTGAGTATTTCTTCAGGTTAGAGTCAGGTGAGTCAGGTCAGTCACTCCAACTAGTTCTTGAGAAAAAACAGCAAAGAGCTTCAAGGTGGGGTCCTTGGGATGGACAAATATTCAGTGGCGGTGATGCCCTCGTGGACGAGCTGGTACTCAGACCAGTATTTAACTCCAAAACTGGTGCATTTTATGTTACATTTGAAGCCAAGAACGACAGCAGATTGAAACTGTCACTGAATCCAGAGGGTAAGATACAGTTCCTGAAATGGACAAATGCCACTGGCTGGATTCAAGTGAAGGTCCTGAATAAGGACATATGTGACAATTATAGGACTTGTGGGCCTTATGGAGTTTGTTTCGTTGAGAATCCATCCTGCCGGTGTCCTGATGGTTTCACGGCTACATCACCAGATGACTGGGACAAGATGGATTATACCAACGGATGTAGGAGAATGACTCCTCTTAATTATACTGACAAAGATATGTTTGTGAAGAATACTGGACTGAAGTTGCCTGATAATGCAACTTACTGGGGAATGTTGTCCCCAGAGGAGTGTGGAGAGAAATGCTTGAATGAAAGATCGTGCATGGCTTatactatcatcaatatcaacgGAAATGTCAGCAAATGTTTCGTTTGGTTGGGAGATTTACTTGATATGAGACATTCGGAAAAAGCTGGGAATGATATTTATATACGGATGACACACGGAAAACTAG AAGCAGCTGTTGCCCCtgggaaaaggaaaaggaaaaggaaaacgaAAATGAAAACGAAATGGATAATATGTGTTTCTTTAACCTCAATGCTGGCACTTCTTATCTTCTCTCTACATAATCAGGTCCGGCGTCATGCAACAAAGACAGATGTGCTAG ATGAACCAGAGATTAATCAGCCTGGAAACTCTGTAGAAGCTTTGCTGCAGGGCGCAGATGTCATTGCATATGATTACAGTGCTCTATCTGCAGCCACTAACAATTTCTCGCTGTCTAATAAGATAGGTCATGGTGGCTTTGGCAATGTTTATAAG GGTGTATTAGATACTGGAGAAGAAATAGCAGTGAAGAAGCAGGAAGTGACTTCACGTCAAGAACGAGGAGATAAGGAGTTTGAGAATGAAGTCAAATTAATAGCAAAGCTTCAGCATCGTAACCTAACCAAGTTATTGGGATACTGCATTCATGGAAACGAAAAGTTCCTGGTCTATGAGTTCATGGCCAATAATAGCCTCGACAAGGTCATATTTG ATTCTGCAAGAAGGGGTAAGGTAACATGGTCAATGCGCTTCAACATTATCAAAGGAATTGCAAAAGGATTAGTTTACTTGCATCATGATTCAAGGTTGACAATAATCCACCGAGACTTAAAAGCTAGCAATGTCTTGCTAGACAGAGAGATGACACCCAAAATATCTGACTTTGGGTTGTCAAGGGCTTTTGAAGATGATGTTGAAGAAAAGACTCAGTATGTAGTTGGAACACG TGGTTATATGCCACCTGAATACTTAGAAGATGGACATTATTCAACAAAATCAGATGTGTTTAGCTTTGGAATTTTGGCATTGGAGATTGTCAGTGGCCAAAAGAATTGGGGTTATCAGCACCCAGTCCATGATATTGGTCTAGTAGGCTAT GCTTGGAAAATTTGGAATGAAGGGAAGGCCGTAGAACTACTGGATCCAATGATAGAACAATCAGGCGATGGGAATGAAGTTTTACAATGCATCCTTGTTGGGCTTTTGTGTTGTCAGCGACGTGTCCAAGACAGACCTTCAATGGTTCAGGTGGTTTCCATACTAGAACAGAATGAAACGTCAAGGTTAAATTGTGTGCCCGTGGAACCTTACATCCCTAGAGAGTGGAGTAACAGTTCCAGGAGCCGCAACAGTGTGAATGGGGTAACTATTACTGAACTCACCGGAAGATCATGA